A region of the Candidatus Nanosynbacter lyticus genome:
TCGACCCAGCTCACCACGCCACATCCCCGCCAAACCGCCAGAAATAATTGCAACAATCATCAGCACTCGCAACCGCCAAGCCATTACCACAGCCATCAATCCTAGCCCAACCACCAAAGCCCACGCCTCAAACATCACCAACCGCGGCAAATAATGAATAGTAATGACGCCAACTGTCAGTCCCAAACACCACGCCGCCACCAACCAAGAAATATGAATTTTCTCAAATAAACGGCTATTCATATTTAAAGTATAGCCAGATTATAGATAAGAAAAAAGACTCCAAAAGGAGTCGATTTCAAAATTGGAGGGTCCACCGGGGCTTGAACCCGGGACACCCTGCTTAAAAGGCAGGTGCTCTAACCAGCTGAGCTATGGACCCAATCGGAATATCCGCTTCTTTCATCCTATCACAAATCAATTAAAATATCAATGCTTGCCAGGCTTATGCCCGCCAGTATGTAACATGAATAAGTCAATTACACCACACACCAACCCCAGTGTAGCAATATAACGCCAGTTATTAGCAAATATTTTATACAAATCTAGAGCCTGCCCGTCCAGCGATACATATTTTCCCAGCGGTACAACAAGCAGCGAGGCGGTTAAAAAGGCAATTGCCACCGCAGAAATAATCTTTTCGTGTTTACATTGATATCTCGGTCCGCCCAGCAGTAGCGCAAATAGTGGAATCAACGTCAAGGTCAATGCCGCAATCACACCATTTGGCAACCAACTAACCGCCAACTTTAATCCGTCCAGCAACCCAGTCAGCCAGCTTGCCCACCACTCCGATAACAAAAATCCTGCCGCTAGTGATAAAGCCAACGGACCGAATCGACGAGACGATACAAACGCAATCGTAAAAACTATCGCTAAAATTGCCCCGAATAAAATTATTACGCTCATTTATTATCCTCCAAATCAAATTTTACTACCGAGCCTACTGTCGCGCTCGCTCTCTTAGCAATACCAGCCTTTACCTCTAAGACGTATTTTGCAGGGACTGGTGGTTTATATTTTTCATAAGGCTCAGCATCCGGCTTAACATTATGCTGCACATGGACAATGCGTTTTTTCTCATTAATCCAAATGATGTCTACCGAAAATTTCATATCTTTCATCCACATTTGATGGCGGTCAACACTATCAAATACAAACAGCATCGCATAATTATCCTCTATTCCTAACCGATCAGCTAAACCCTTTCGACGCGAATCTTCATTGTCAGCAATCTCCGCACGAAGCATTGTCTTATTTAAATAAACAATCTCCGTTTTTGGCGACACCGATTGAAATACACAAAAAACCGCGCCACCAATAACAGCCAGTATGCCACAAACAAAAAACCATTTAATAGCAGTCTGGATTGCTGTTAGATGACGAGATTCGTCCATAAACTTATTATAACAAGTTTATGCTTAAGCGCCGATTTTATCTTTTTTGTTGCCGCGCTTAGCGTTACGCTCAATATAATCAATTATTTTACCGGAAATATTACGCCGCGTTATCTTCTCGATACCAAAGCCTGGGCTAGCATTCACCTCCAGAACCAAGGCGCCACGAATTGATCGCATAAAGTCGACACCAGCAACCGTTAGACCCATCGCCTTAGCCGCCTTTACACACATCTTCCGTTCGGCGTCAGTCAATTTTATACTATTTCCCTCGCCACCCTTGTGAAGATTGCTACGAAAATCATCATCCAAACTCTGTCGTTTCATACTCGCTACCACTTGACTACCAACCACAAAAGCACGAATATCAGTTCCAGCTGACTCTTTAATAAACTCCTGCAACAACACGTTTGTGCCGTCAGAGTTAGTTAAATAAAACGCCTGAAGCACCGACTTGGCAGCCTTCTTTGTCTCAGCTAAGACGACACCGTTACCATGAGTGCCTCGCGCCAACTTAATAATCGCCGGCATACCGCCAATTTCTTCAATGAGTGAATCAATGTCAGTCGCGTTTCGAGAAAAGACCGTCTTCGGAATCGACACGCCCGCTTTAACTAATAACTGCGTTGAACGCAATTTATCCCGCGCCCTAGTAATCGCAATCGAGCGATTCATGAAAAACGCCTTCGGATACATCATCTCTAATTGTCGCAAAACCGCCGTACCATATTTTGTCATGTGACTAGCAATTCGCGGAATCACCACATCAAACTCACCAATTTCTTTGCCTTTATAAATAACCGTTGGGTGCTTTTCATCAATCGAAACATAGCAGTTTTTATACTTAACAACTTTAACTTGATGTCCACGCTTTTCGGCTTCTTCTTTTAGGCGAAGAGTTGAATAATTAGTGTTGCCGTTAGATAAGATCGCAATTCGCATTATTTTTCTCCGTCTTTCTGATGATATTTTTTATAGAATTTATACGGGTCTCTTTTTACTTCTTCGTTAAGTCTAATGGCTACGGATGGCTTTTTTCTGGGAACATTCTTCTTTGATACGTCAACCAAGAACTTACCGGATATTGACCTCCTGCCGATCAATACCGGAAAATTATTTTTTGATCGATCAGACAAATTCATCAACATTTTAATTTTCCGACCGCCAATTTTTACCCAAAAATGTGTACGATAACGAATTTGCTCGTGACCCATAGCGGACCGCACCCTCGCCACGGAATAATCAGTTCTCTTAAATATTTTACCGTTATAATATGGCGAACCTTTACCAAAAAGAGAGAATTTCAACACACCATCTTTATCGATACGAATATTGCTCGCCCATACTGCACTTGAATCAGCCCCAGTATCAATCTTAGCTGGGACTCTTTGCGCTCGTTTGCCAAAATCTACAAACTCAGTCGATCCAATAACCGTTTTTTCTTTCATATGCAAATATTATGGCATATTTTAAGATATATATCAATCAATAGGTCGTCCACAGCCAACTAAGGACTACTAGAAAAGCCTACGCTTCTTTGCGCCTCTAAATTGTTCCAAAAGCTCCTTCTGCTTTTTCGTCAATTTAGTTGGAGTATCAACAATAATACCCACAATATGTGGACCGCGTGACTCACTGCGCAAATCTGGTACGCCATGGCCTGACAGCTTAAAGTCAGTACCGCTTTGAGTGCCAGCTGGAATTTTCATAGTTATAACGCCGTCTACGGTTTCCACGTCAATTTCTGTGCCCAATGCAGCGTCAACCATGGAAATATGCTCTTCGCTAAGAATAATATTACCCTCGCGAGTAAATTTTTTATGCGCTTTAACGCGGATATGGACATACAAATCACCTCGACTTCCGCCAGGTACAGACTCACCACGATCACGCAATCTAATCGTTGCCCCGTCGTCAATACCAGCTGGGATTTTAATAGTTATGTCTTTATTCTGGCGAGTCGTGCCTTTTCCTCGACAAACTGAACATTCTTTTTCAGGAACTTTTCCCTTACCGTGACAAGTTTCACAAACAACCGCCTGCTGAATTTGCCCAAACAGCGAATTCATCGTTCGAGTTTGCTGTCCCGCTCCCTTACAAGTCGGGCACGTTTTCATTCCAAACCCCGGCTCAGCACCATCACCATGACAATGCTCACACTCGTCCTCTAGCGACAAACTAATTTTCTTCTCTGTACCGAATATTGCATCTTCAAAACTGAGAGTTACACTAGTTTC
Encoded here:
- the dnaJ gene encoding molecular chaperone DnaJ; amino-acid sequence: MSKRDYYEVLGVSKSASEDEIKKAFRKLAVKYHPDKEGGDEAKFKEINEAYEVLKDKQKRQRYDQFGHAGVGGASGGGFSGNPFEGFSGFGGQNVHFDFGDGGLGDIFSQFFGGAPGASGGGRQRGRDIETSVTLSFEDAIFGTEKKISLSLEDECEHCHGDGAEPGFGMKTCPTCKGAGQQTRTMNSLFGQIQQAVVCETCHGKGKVPEKECSVCRGKGTTRQNKDITIKIPAGIDDGATIRLRDRGESVPGGSRGDLYVHIRVKAHKKFTREGNIILSEEHISMVDAALGTEIDVETVDGVITMKIPAGTQSGTDFKLSGHGVPDLRSESRGPHIVGIIVDTPTKLTKKQKELLEQFRGAKKRRLF
- a CDS encoding DUF192 domain-containing protein, with amino-acid sequence MDESRHLTAIQTAIKWFFVCGILAVIGGAVFCVFQSVSPKTEIVYLNKTMLRAEIADNEDSRRKGLADRLGIEDNYAMLFVFDSVDRHQMWMKDMKFSVDIIWINEKKRIVHVQHNVKPDAEPYEKYKPPVPAKYVLEVKAGIAKRASATVGSVVKFDLEDNK
- a CDS encoding ATP-dependent zinc protease, with the translated sequence MKEKTVIGSTEFVDFGKRAQRVPAKIDTGADSSAVWASNIRIDKDGVLKFSLFGKGSPYYNGKIFKRTDYSVARVRSAMGHEQIRYRTHFWVKIGGRKIKMLMNLSDRSKNNFPVLIGRRSISGKFLVDVSKKNVPRKKPSVAIRLNEEVKRDPYKFYKKYHQKDGEK
- a CDS encoding RimK family alpha-L-glutamate ligase gives rise to the protein MRIAILSNGNTNYSTLRLKEEAEKRGHQVKVVKYKNCYVSIDEKHPTVIYKGKEIGEFDVVIPRIASHMTKYGTAVLRQLEMMYPKAFFMNRSIAITRARDKLRSTQLLVKAGVSIPKTVFSRNATDIDSLIEEIGGMPAIIKLARGTHGNGVVLAETKKAAKSVLQAFYLTNSDGTNVLLQEFIKESAGTDIRAFVVGSQVVASMKRQSLDDDFRSNLHKGGEGNSIKLTDAERKMCVKAAKAMGLTVAGVDFMRSIRGALVLEVNASPGFGIEKITRRNISGKIIDYIERNAKRGNKKDKIGA